In one Mucilaginibacter sp. PAMB04168 genomic region, the following are encoded:
- a CDS encoding acyl-CoA thioesterase, which translates to MQAKKPQESLVIMNELVLPNDTNMMHNLMGGRLLYWMDIAAAMSAQKHSNRLVVTASVDNVSFQQSIKLGDAVTIEAKVTRAFNKSMEVRLDVWAQNIPSGTKVKSNEAYYTFVALDDAGKPVAVSEIEPETEQEQLMYDGALRRRQLRLILSGRMEPNDATELKALFLAAKHE; encoded by the coding sequence ATGCAAGCCAAAAAGCCTCAGGAATCTTTAGTTATAATGAATGAACTGGTATTACCTAATGATACCAATATGATGCACAACCTGATGGGGGGGCGCTTGCTGTACTGGATGGATATTGCAGCGGCCATGTCGGCCCAAAAACATAGTAACCGCCTGGTGGTTACCGCATCTGTTGACAATGTTTCCTTTCAGCAATCTATTAAACTGGGCGATGCCGTAACTATTGAGGCCAAGGTTACGCGTGCATTCAACAAATCTATGGAAGTGCGGCTGGATGTGTGGGCACAAAACATACCGTCGGGTACTAAAGTTAAGAGCAATGAGGCTTATTATACCTTTGTAGCCTTAGATGATGCGGGCAAACCAGTGGCTGTTTCTGAAATTGAACCAGAGACCGAGCAGGAACAACTGATGTATGACGGCGCATTACGCCGTCGTCAATTACGTCTTATATTAAGCGGCCGTATGGAACCCAATGATGCTACCGAATTGAAAGCGTTGTTTTTGGCAGCTAAGCACGAGTAA
- a CDS encoding aldo/keto reductase: MKYRSFKEEQVAEVGLGTWQLGSADWGNVDEEAALQILEAYTNAGGNFIDTADVYGMGVSETVIGKFLKTVGKKIYIATKLGRRGDDGNGWPQNFTYDAMKRQAEDSLQHLGVSQLFLEQLHCIPTEEMRSGKVFDHLRKLQQEGLIKYFGASVETSEEALLCLEQEGLASLQIIFNLFRQHVADEVFAKAKEKGVALIVRVPLASGLLSGKFTQETKFESNDHRNFNANGESFNAGETFSGIDFKEGVNLSDKIKTLLPDERMAQWAIRWILDHPEVTTVIPGASKISQVDSNVEASDLAPLSADVHQQLRKLYDEQIYNKIRGHF; the protein is encoded by the coding sequence AGAACAGGTGGCCGAAGTGGGCTTGGGCACATGGCAATTGGGCAGTGCAGATTGGGGCAACGTTGACGAAGAGGCAGCCTTGCAAATATTAGAAGCTTACACAAATGCAGGCGGTAACTTTATTGATACGGCCGATGTATACGGCATGGGCGTGAGCGAAACGGTTATTGGTAAATTTTTAAAAACGGTTGGCAAAAAAATTTACATTGCTACAAAGTTAGGTCGGCGCGGCGATGATGGTAATGGATGGCCGCAAAATTTTACTTACGACGCTATGAAGCGCCAGGCTGAAGATTCGCTACAGCACCTGGGGGTATCGCAATTGTTTTTAGAACAATTACACTGTATTCCTACTGAAGAAATGCGCTCGGGGAAGGTATTTGACCACTTGCGCAAATTGCAGCAGGAAGGCTTAATTAAGTATTTTGGCGCCAGTGTGGAGACTTCGGAAGAAGCGCTTTTATGCTTGGAGCAAGAGGGATTGGCATCGCTGCAAATCATCTTCAATTTGTTTCGCCAGCACGTGGCCGACGAGGTATTTGCCAAAGCCAAAGAAAAAGGAGTGGCGCTGATTGTGCGTGTGCCCCTGGCCAGCGGGCTCTTAAGCGGAAAGTTTACCCAAGAAACTAAGTTTGAAAGTAATGATCACCGTAATTTTAACGCAAATGGTGAGTCATTTAACGCAGGTGAGACGTTCTCTGGAATAGATTTTAAAGAAGGGGTTAACCTTTCGGACAAAATTAAAACACTGTTACCTGACGAACGGATGGCGCAGTGGGCTATTCGTTGGATTTTAGACCATCCTGAAGTAACTACAGTTATTCCAGGTGCTTCGAAAATTAGTCAGGTTGACAGTAATGTAGAGGCATCAGATCTGGCTCCGCTATCTGCAGATGTGCATCAGCAATTAAGAAAATTGTACGATGAACAGATCTATAACAAAATAAGGGGACATTTTTAA